Proteins encoded together in one Macadamia integrifolia cultivar HAES 741 chromosome 8, SCU_Mint_v3, whole genome shotgun sequence window:
- the LOC122086370 gene encoding uncharacterized protein LOC122086370 — translation MLCLISYLPGPLNASFWVTPLLRKGTSAMTQSLTATLLVLMCPFLKVHPSFLPRHPSPGLSGLLELHLLSLHSFLSRIPLVPASHLLYRFISVGRNLKSPVVILFLQPIRYLHCCPPLVKLQSLLSRLTYQLFIVKVHALALKNLWLYILLINLFPCLIFHHLSRVLHHLFLLIPLPKSHVDALSIPRWKTVMDVEMDALLHRVTWSLVDLPLGKDLVKCRWVYIIKYHSDGSIEWLKARLVAKGYTQTYGVDYFETFSLVARSNSVRLLISLVVNYVGRCFSWTSIMLFYMVIYRKKCIWSNLLGILLRGRIEAECVIYTRLSMDLNSPLEHGLTNLVLLW, via the coding sequence ATGCTCTGTTTGATAAGTTATCTCCCAGGTCCACTAAATGCATCTTTTTGGGTTACTCCCTtactcagaaagggtacaaGTGCTATGACCCAGTCACTCACTGCAACTTTGTTAGTGCTGATGTGTCCTTTTTTGAAGGTACACCCTTCTTTCCTTCCCAGGCATCCCAGCCCTGGACTAAGTGGACTTCTCGAGCTCCATCTCCTATCCCTACACTCATTCCTTTCACGAATACCCCTAGTGCCAGCATCccacctcctctacaggtttatcagcgTCGGAAGGAACCTGAAAAGCCCAGTGGTGATACTATTCCTCCAGCCAATTCGCTACCTCCACTGCTGCCCTCCTCTAGTGAAGCTCCAATCCCTCCTCTCCCGATTGACTTACCAATTGTTTATCGTAAAGGTACATGCACTTGCACTAAAAAATCTCTGGCTGTATATCCTattgataaatttgtttccttgtctcatcttccaCCACTTATCCAGGGTCTTACATCATCTCTTTCTACTCATACCATTACCAAAATCTCATGTTGATGCCTTGAGTATCCCTAGATGGAAAACTgtcatggatgtagaaatggatgctctcttgcaCCGTGTCACTTGGAGTCTAGTAGATTTACCTCTTGGTAAGGACTTGGTGAAGTGTCGTTGGGTTTATATTattaagtatcattctgatggctcTATTGAGTGGTTGAAGGCCcgtctggttgccaaggggtatactcagacatatggggttgattattttgagacattCTCTCTTGTTGCTAGGTCGAACTCTGTTcgccttcttatttctcttgttgttAACTATGTTGGCCgttgtttcagttggacatcaataATGCTTTTTTATATGGTGATTTAtaggaagaagtgtatatggagcaacctcctgggtATTTTGCTTAGGGGGAGAATAGAGGCCGAGTGTGTCAtttacacaaggctatctatggacCTAAACAGTCCCCTCGAGCATGGCTTGACAAATTTAGTACTACTGTGGTAA